A single Campylobacter ureolyticus ACS-301-V-Sch3b DNA region contains:
- the aspS gene encoding aspartate--tRNA ligase, whose product MRSHYCTDVSKKDVGKEVKVCGWVNSYRDHGGVIFIDLRDRSGLLQLVCDPADNKKAYDLANNIRNEFVIKASGKVRLRGEGLTNEKLKTGEIEVVVDDLVIENPSAPLPFVIGDKDVGEETRLKYRFLDLRTPENFAKFQTRSKAAIATRNTLNHLGFVEVETPVLTRATPEGARDYLVPSRVYPGEFYALPQSPQLFKQLLMCSGFDKYFQIAKCFRDEDLRADRQPEFTQIDIEMSFVEQEDVIKVAEEVLKDIFKECGHDIKTPFRRMDYKEATEKYGSDKPDLRFDMPLVDVADIFEKSSNEIFSKIAQDKRKNRVKAIAVKNGDNIFSKRQMQGFEEYVKKFGAKGLAFFQVKEDGLKGPLLKFFEKEDIDEIIKRCNLEVGDVVFFGAGKKKIVLDYMGRFRLFLANEMNLIDKDKLEFLWVLNFPMFEENDDGTYSAMHHPFTMPNNIDDDIEDITSVAYDVVLNGIELGGGSIRIHKNDIQQKVFEKLGIHEKEQRDKFGFLLDALTFGAPPHGGIAIGFDRLMMLLTKSSSIRDIIAFPKTQRAQCPLTKAPSHASDEQLKELGLKVVKKQN is encoded by the coding sequence TTGAGAAGTCATTATTGCACCGATGTATCAAAAAAAGATGTCGGAAAAGAGGTAAAAGTATGTGGCTGGGTGAACTCATATAGAGATCATGGTGGCGTTATTTTTATAGACTTAAGAGATAGAAGTGGTCTTTTGCAGCTAGTTTGTGATCCAGCTGATAATAAAAAAGCTTATGATTTAGCAAACAATATAAGAAATGAATTTGTTATAAAAGCAAGTGGAAAAGTAAGACTTAGAGGTGAAGGTCTTACAAATGAAAAGCTAAAAACAGGCGAAATAGAAGTAGTTGTTGATGATTTAGTTATAGAAAATCCAAGTGCGCCTTTACCATTTGTAATTGGCGATAAAGACGTAGGAGAGGAAACAAGACTTAAATATAGATTTTTAGATCTTAGAACTCCTGAAAATTTTGCTAAATTTCAAACTCGCTCAAAAGCAGCAATTGCAACTAGAAACACACTTAATCACCTTGGATTTGTTGAAGTTGAAACTCCGGTTTTAACAAGAGCAACTCCAGAAGGAGCAAGAGATTATTTAGTTCCAAGTAGAGTTTATCCAGGGGAGTTTTATGCACTTCCTCAAAGTCCTCAGCTATTTAAGCAGCTTTTAATGTGCTCAGGTTTTGATAAATACTTCCAAATAGCAAAATGCTTTAGAGATGAGGATTTAAGAGCTGATAGACAGCCTGAATTTACACAAATAGATATAGAGATGAGCTTTGTTGAGCAAGAAGATGTTATAAAAGTTGCTGAAGAGGTATTAAAAGATATTTTTAAAGAGTGTGGGCATGATATAAAAACCCCATTTAGAAGAATGGATTATAAAGAGGCTACTGAAAAATACGGAAGTGATAAACCAGATTTAAGATTTGATATGCCACTTGTTGATGTAGCAGACATTTTTGAAAAATCAAGCAATGAAATTTTTAGCAAAATAGCACAAGACAAAAGAAAAAATAGAGTAAAAGCTATAGCTGTTAAAAACGGAGATAATATCTTTAGTAAACGCCAAATGCAAGGCTTTGAAGAATATGTTAAAAAATTTGGAGCAAAAGGATTAGCATTTTTCCAAGTAAAAGAAGATGGATTAAAAGGACCTTTGCTTAAATTCTTTGAAAAAGAAGATATAGATGAGATCATAAAAAGATGCAACCTTGAAGTTGGAGATGTTGTATTTTTTGGAGCTGGCAAGAAAAAAATCGTGCTTGATTATATGGGAAGATTTAGGCTATTTTTAGCAAATGAGATGAATCTAATCGATAAAGATAAATTAGAGTTTTTATGGGTATTAAATTTCCCTATGTTTGAAGAAAACGATGATGGCACCTACTCAGCAATGCACCACCCTTTCACAATGCCAAATAATATTGATGATGACATAGAAGATATAACTTCAGTTGCTTATGATGTTGTATTAAACGGAATTGAGCTTGGCGGTGGAAGCATAAGAATCCATAAAAACGATATCCAACAAAAAGTATTTGAAAAGCTTGGAATACACGAAAAAGAACAAAGAGATAAATTTGGATTTTTACTAGATGCTTTAACCTTTGGAGCACCACCACATGGAGGAATTGCAATTGGATTTGACAGACTTATGATGCTTTTAACAAAATCATCTAGCATTAGAGATATCATAGCATTTCCAAAAACTCAAAGAGCTCAATGTCCTCTTACAAAAGCTCCAAGTCATGCAAGTGATGAGCAACTAAAAGAGCTTGGTCTTAAAGTAGTAAAAAAACAAAACTAG
- the mnmC gene encoding bifunctional tRNA (5-methylaminomethyl-2-thiouridine)(34)-methyltransferase MnmD/FAD-dependent 5-carboxymethylaminomethyl-2-thiouridine(34) oxidoreductase MnmC: protein MKTFFKDGVFYNEEFNDGYYSKNSAIGESKFVFESALDEIWDKKDSLIVAEAGFGVGINFLNLCKKFKNSNKFLHFVSIEKFPLPKKKLKKFYNKFDEFDDEFKKLSKKLIKKYPPKKTGLYRIFFSKNIILDLYFDDIKTALKNLDFEADVWFMDGFSPAKNPDMWDLEVMKSVANLSKAGTILATYSSSGFVKRNLTKSGFEVSLIKGHAQKRQMTRAVLKQNLNFNNDEIWFKRALKTYNKNAKVLIIGAGISGLSTAKVFKNAGFDVVIAEKESEVATNGSGNLIGALMPLITQKDVILGKMHYAAFLMAVNFYKKYGKNLVKFSGAKEFAFDEALIKRYENSNFKLDKKDFPYPSIYIKNAASIRPKKLCKALSSEFNILFNYEFQNLEKCDNKYKVYFKNDDIIETDIVIFTMGNHSEELFNKGENPKINFDDKVQISSVRGQVTWIKKRLDNKFPLSARGYICPPVGKIQLIGATYDRLDYEKKKRYIDDVKNLENICEFIGPKKTKILDSNVGFRSYSGDRFPIIGALHDKEFFMKNYKAINFTKHSDIYPKHLDGVFINAAHGARGLGTSIMGAYLLLDLVLNRPLCVSKEIFNSLNPARFLIRKLKKGLI from the coding sequence ATGAAGACTTTTTTTAAAGACGGAGTTTTTTATAATGAGGAATTTAATGATGGTTATTATAGTAAAAACTCAGCTATTGGTGAAAGTAAATTTGTTTTTGAAAGCGCTTTGGATGAAATTTGGGATAAAAAAGATAGTTTAATAGTTGCAGAAGCTGGCTTTGGTGTCGGTATTAATTTTTTAAATTTATGTAAAAAGTTTAAAAATAGTAATAAATTTTTGCATTTTGTAAGCATAGAAAAATTTCCTCTTCCAAAGAAAAAACTTAAAAAATTTTATAATAAATTTGATGAATTTGATGATGAGTTTAAAAAACTATCAAAAAAACTTATTAAAAAATATCCACCCAAAAAAACTGGTCTTTATAGAATCTTTTTTTCAAAAAATATTATTTTAGATCTTTATTTTGATGATATAAAAACAGCACTTAAAAATCTTGATTTTGAAGCCGATGTTTGGTTTATGGATGGTTTTTCTCCAGCTAAGAATCCTGATATGTGGGATTTAGAAGTGATGAAAAGTGTTGCTAATTTAAGTAAGGCAGGAACTATTTTAGCAACTTACTCAAGCTCTGGATTTGTAAAAAGAAATTTAACAAAGTCTGGATTTGAAGTAAGCCTAATTAAAGGTCACGCTCAAAAAAGACAGATGACTAGAGCTGTTTTAAAACAAAATTTAAATTTCAATAATGATGAAATTTGGTTTAAAAGAGCTTTAAAAACTTATAATAAAAATGCAAAAGTTTTAATTATCGGGGCTGGGATTTCAGGTCTATCAACTGCAAAAGTTTTTAAAAATGCTGGCTTTGATGTTGTGATTGCTGAAAAAGAAAGTGAAGTTGCTACTAATGGAAGTGGAAATTTAATCGGAGCTTTAATGCCATTAATTACTCAAAAAGATGTTATTTTGGGTAAAATGCACTACGCGGCTTTTTTAATGGCTGTAAATTTTTATAAAAAATATGGTAAGAATTTGGTTAAATTTAGTGGAGCAAAGGAATTTGCTTTTGATGAGGCACTAATAAAAAGATATGAAAACTCAAATTTTAAGCTGGATAAAAAAGATTTTCCCTATCCAAGCATTTATATAAAAAATGCAGCAAGCATTCGTCCAAAAAAGCTTTGCAAGGCTCTTTCAAGTGAGTTTAATATTTTATTTAATTATGAATTTCAAAACCTTGAAAAATGTGATAATAAATATAAAGTGTATTTTAAAAATGATGATATTATAGAAACTGATATAGTTATTTTTACCATGGGAAACCATAGCGAAGAGCTTTTTAATAAAGGAGAAAATCCAAAAATAAATTTTGACGATAAGGTGCAAATTAGTTCAGTAAGAGGGCAAGTTACTTGGATAAAAAAAAGGCTTGATAACAAATTTCCACTTAGTGCAAGAGGGTATATCTGCCCACCGGTTGGAAAAATTCAGCTAATTGGAGCTACTTATGATAGACTTGATTATGAGAAGAAAAAAAGATACATTGATGATGTTAAAAATTTAGAAAATATTTGTGAATTTATAGGTCCTAAAAAAACCAAGATTCTAGATTCAAATGTTGGTTTTAGGTCTTATAGTGGCGATAGATTTCCAATAATTGGCGCTTTACACGATAAAGAGTTTTTTATGAAAAATTATAAAGCTATAAATTTTACGAAACACTCAGATATTTATCCCAAACATTTAGATGGAGTTTTTATAAATGCAGCTCATGGCGCAAGAGGGCTTGGAACTTCCATAATGGGGGCTTATCTTTTGCTAGATCTTGTTTTAAATAGACCACTTTGTGTGAGTAAAGAGATATTTAACTCTTTAAATCCAGCTAGATTTTTAATCAGAAAACTTAAAAAAGGACTTATATGA
- the ppa gene encoding inorganic diphosphatase: MDISKIKIGSNPDKINAVIEIPYGSNVKYEIDKTSGAVVVDRVLYSAVFYPANYGFVPNTLAADGDPADILVINEYPLQAGSVIPCRLIGVLVMEDEAGMDEKLLAVPVSKIDPRFDDIKSIDNLPKATLDRIKNFFETYKLLEPNKWVKVKGFKDLKTATEILDKAIKNYK, encoded by the coding sequence ATGGATATTTCAAAAATAAAAATAGGCTCAAACCCTGATAAGATAAATGCTGTTATAGAGATACCTTATGGATCAAATGTAAAGTATGAAATAGATAAAACTAGTGGTGCTGTAGTAGTTGATAGAGTTTTATACTCAGCTGTTTTTTACCCTGCAAATTATGGATTTGTTCCAAATACTTTGGCTGCTGATGGTGATCCAGCTGATATTTTAGTAATTAATGAGTATCCTTTGCAAGCTGGCTCTGTAATACCTTGTAGATTAATAGGTGTTTTAGTAATGGAAGATGAAGCTGGAATGGACGAAAAGCTTTTAGCAGTTCCAGTTAGTAAAATTGATCCAAGATTTGATGATATAAAATCAATCGATAATCTACCAAAAGCAACTCTAGATAGAATTAAAAACTTTTTTGAAACCTATAAACTTCTTGAGCCAAATAAATGGGTAAAAGTAAAAGGGTTTAAAGACTTAAAAACAGCTACTGAAATTTTAGATAAAGCTATTAAAAACTACAAATAA
- a CDS encoding NAD(+)/NADH kinase — MNKIILEKNLKYIGIVAKNPKNCLKFVKHFESLGYEILFLEKTINKFKNLHKIDEEKTLILSIGGDGTLISTCREIAKIGFKNLNVLGVYDGTLGFLTDVKINNLKEFFADFLKGKYEIKKPLMLEILLKNSKDEIKLIAFNDLVLSRSAVLSMSKVDGYLDDEYFNTYYGDGVIVSSPVGSTAYNMSANGPIIYPMSKVFCITPICAHSLTQRPLVLPAEYKLKFKNAGNSKVSIIIDGQNAFDMSKFDEVVVRLGDTHANLIRHLNANYFEVLKNKLHWGHNGGKV; from the coding sequence ATGAATAAAATAATTTTAGAAAAAAACTTAAAATACATCGGAATAGTTGCCAAAAATCCTAAAAATTGTTTGAAATTTGTAAAACATTTTGAAAGTTTAGGCTATGAAATTTTATTTTTAGAAAAAACTATAAATAAATTTAAAAATCTGCATAAAATAGATGAGGAAAAAACTTTAATTTTAAGCATTGGAGGAGATGGAACTTTAATCTCAACTTGCAGAGAAATAGCTAAAATTGGTTTTAAAAATTTAAATGTTTTAGGTGTTTATGATGGAACTCTTGGGTTTTTAACTGATGTTAAAATCAATAATTTAAAGGAGTTTTTTGCCGATTTTTTAAAAGGCAAATATGAAATAAAAAAGCCTTTGATGTTAGAAATTTTGCTTAAAAACTCTAAAGATGAGATAAAACTAATCGCATTTAACGATCTTGTTTTATCAAGAAGTGCAGTTTTATCAATGAGTAAAGTTGATGGATATTTAGATGATGAGTATTTTAATACATATTATGGTGATGGCGTTATAGTAAGCTCACCTGTTGGCTCAACTGCTTATAATATGAGTGCAAATGGACCAATAATTTATCCAATGAGTAAGGTTTTTTGTATTACGCCAATTTGTGCTCATAGCCTAACACAAAGACCGCTTGTTTTGCCAGCTGAATATAAATTAAAATTTAAAAATGCAGGAAATAGCAAGGTAAGTATTATAATAGATGGGCAAAATGCTTTTGATATGAGTAAATTTGATGAAGTTGTGGTTAGGCTTGGGGACACTCACGCAAATTTAATAAGACATTTAAACGCAAATTATTTTGAGGTTTTAAAAAATAAACTTCATTGGGGGCATAATGGAGGCAAGGTTTGA
- a CDS encoding TatD family hydrolase, with protein sequence MIIDTHCHLDDDSFNDDLDFVIKRAKESGINKIIIPGADIKTLKKARDIAYAYDNVYFAAGVHPYHADEFEINYLRDFLDDRKCVAVGECGLDYFKIKEHFNSDEEVLANKNLQKKIFLDQINLAIQFKKPLIIHARDANEDIYNILKEHSKKLFGVVLHCYNASKLLLSLKDEGFYFGIGGVLTFKNAKNLVEILDQIPLSNIVIETDAPYLAPTPNRGKRNEPAFTTFVAQKMAEILNLEVSEIEEITTKNAEKLFKI encoded by the coding sequence ATGATAATAGACACACATTGTCATTTAGATGATGATAGTTTTAATGACGATTTGGATTTTGTGATAAAAAGAGCAAAAGAAAGTGGAATTAATAAAATAATAATTCCTGGGGCTGATATAAAAACCCTAAAAAAAGCTAGAGATATCGCTTATGCTTATGATAATGTTTATTTTGCAGCTGGAGTTCATCCATATCACGCTGATGAGTTTGAAATAAATTATCTAAGAGATTTTTTAGATGATAGAAAGTGTGTAGCTGTTGGAGAGTGCGGACTTGATTATTTTAAGATAAAAGAGCATTTTAATAGCGATGAAGAGGTTTTGGCTAATAAAAATTTGCAAAAAAAGATTTTTTTAGATCAAATAAATTTAGCAATCCAGTTTAAAAAACCTCTTATAATTCATGCAAGAGATGCAAATGAGGATATTTATAATATCCTAAAAGAGCATTCAAAAAAACTTTTTGGTGTAGTTTTGCACTGTTATAATGCAAGCAAATTATTGCTTTCATTAAAAGATGAAGGGTTTTATTTTGGAATTGGCGGAGTTTTAACTTTTAAAAATGCTAAAAATTTAGTTGAGATTTTAGATCAAATTCCATTATCAAATATAGTTATTGAAACAGATGCGCCGTATTTAGCGCCAACACCAAATAGAGGAAAAAGAAATGAGCCTGCTTTTACTACATTTGTAGCACAAAAAATGGCTGAAATTTTAAATTTAGAGGTAAGTGAAATAGAAGAAATTACAACAAAAAACGCAGAAAAACTTTTTAAAATTTAA
- a CDS encoding adenylate kinase: protein MKNVFLIIGAPGSGKTTDASMIKEMNQSVEHYSTGDMLRAEVAKGSELGKEINSFISKGNLVPLEIVINTITSAIKSSDLDFIIIDGFPRSVEQMQKFDEVLKDNSDINLNCVIEVDVSEEVAKERILGRNRNDDNEEIFNNRMKIFTDPIEEIRKFYKNKGCYKVVNGERTIDEIVADMNEIIVQAIMKSMN from the coding sequence ATGAAAAATGTATTTTTAATCATAGGAGCTCCAGGAAGTGGAAAAACAACTGATGCAAGCATGATAAAAGAGATGAATCAAAGCGTAGAACACTACTCAACAGGAGATATGCTAAGAGCAGAAGTTGCAAAAGGAAGCGAACTTGGAAAAGAGATAAATAGCTTTATCTCAAAAGGAAATTTGGTTCCACTTGAAATAGTTATAAATACCATAACTTCAGCTATAAAAAGCTCTGATTTAGACTTCATTATAATAGATGGCTTTCCAAGAAGTGTTGAACAAATGCAAAAATTTGATGAAGTTTTAAAAGATAATTCCGATATAAATCTAAACTGCGTTATCGAAGTAGATGTTAGTGAAGAAGTTGCAAAAGAAAGAATTCTAGGAAGAAATAGAAACGATGATAATGAAGAAATTTTCAATAATAGAATGAAAATTTTTACAGATCCAATTGAGGAAATTAGAAAATTTTATAAAAATAAAGGTTGTTATAAAGTTGTAAATGGCGAAAGAACAATTGATGAAATCGTTGCTGATATGAATGAGATAATAGTTCAAGCTATTATGAAATCAATGAATTAA
- a CDS encoding 5-methyltetrahydropteroyltriglutamate--homocysteine S-methyltransferase, translating to MYCYDIVGSFLRPAELKQARADFENGKINKDELRKIEDKCIKELVEKEKKLNLPFITDGEFRREYWHLDFLAGIGGVKKVTSKEWSVKFKDSSPKANTIIINDKICFNKNHPFLQDFKFLASLIEAKNAKMTIPSPSMLHLIPCVRAQNYTPIEIYKDNDEIYKDIAQTYIDFMNEFYKLGCRHLQLDDTSWGEFCDKEKRKSYAKRGINLDTIQEKYVWVINEMIKAKPKDLILSMHICRGNFRSTWFSSGGYESVAEVLFGKCNIDMFFLEYDNDRSGGFEPLKFIKNQKVVLGLITTKFPELEDKDLVKKRIFEAAKFIPLNQLLLSTQCGFSSTEEGNNLSIDEQWAKINLVKEIALEVWK from the coding sequence ATGTATTGTTATGACATAGTGGGAAGTTTTTTAAGGCCAGCTGAATTAAAACAAGCAAGAGCTGACTTTGAAAACGGTAAAATAAATAAAGACGAATTAAGAAAAATAGAAGATAAATGCATAAAAGAGCTAGTTGAAAAAGAAAAAAAGTTAAATTTGCCTTTTATAACTGATGGTGAGTTTAGAAGAGAGTATTGGCATTTAGATTTTTTAGCTGGCATTGGCGGAGTAAAAAAAGTAACCTCAAAAGAGTGGTCTGTTAAATTTAAAGATAGCTCTCCAAAGGCAAATACAATAATTATAAATGATAAAATTTGCTTTAATAAAAATCATCCTTTTTTACAAGACTTTAAATTTTTAGCAAGTTTAATAGAGGCAAAAAATGCTAAAATGACTATCCCATCCCCATCAATGCTTCATTTAATACCCTGTGTAAGAGCACAAAATTACACCCCAATTGAAATCTATAAAGACAATGATGAAATTTATAAAGATATTGCACAAACTTATATAGATTTTATGAATGAGTTTTATAAACTTGGCTGCAGGCATCTACAACTTGATGATACTTCTTGGGGTGAGTTTTGCGATAAAGAAAAAAGAAAATCTTATGCAAAAAGAGGTATAAATTTAGACACTATTCAAGAAAAATATGTCTGGGTAATAAATGAAATGATAAAAGCAAAACCAAAAGATTTGATACTTAGTATGCATATTTGTAGAGGAAATTTCCGCTCAACTTGGTTTTCAAGTGGTGGATATGAAAGTGTCGCGGAAGTTTTATTTGGTAAGTGTAATATTGATATGTTTTTCTTAGAATATGATAATGACCGCTCTGGTGGATTTGAACCACTTAAGTTTATAAAAAATCAAAAAGTAGTTTTAGGTTTAATTACTACAAAATTTCCAGAGCTTGAAGATAAAGATTTAGTCAAAAAAAGAATTTTTGAAGCTGCAAAATTTATACCACTAAATCAGCTTTTACTTAGCACGCAATGTGGCTTTTCATCAACAGAAGAAGGAAATAATCTAAGCATTGATGAACAGTGGGCAAAGATAAATTTAGTAAAAGAAATAGCACTTGAAGTTTGGAAATAA
- a CDS encoding AAA family ATPase, translating to MIDRLYVKNNLTFKESELFFDKGLSVFTGVSGAGKSVLMNAILSVFGLSETDAGLIEADVEFDFDLSEFGIENESVNNFRMLKDKSTRYFINSQFISKKNLFSIASTHIKYLSIRNADEFNNKNLLNLLDLLAIKKDKSHKANLESLSEIYKEFSGVKKELEKIENEEKNIEELKDFAKFEINKIESIDPKIGEFEELMELKKRLSKIDRINEAWMKAEIIFDIESSVIEALRVSDLESDFFEETINELRAKKESLNLEDLENIDIEKTLNRIEDLNYLEKRYGGVKEALHTLQTRKKELNEYENIEFKKNDLKNSFKITKEKLLKISNLVSSSRKNVKKELENILNGYLKELYMSDAKVIFKEKEIDSLGMDEISFEISNTLLKNLSSGEFNRLRLAFIGANIDITGFANGVLILDEIDANLSGKEAMSIANVLLKISKFYQIFAISHLPQLSSKANSHFLVSKINDISNVKKLNEDEKITELARMISGEKITKEALEFAKKLRNS from the coding sequence TTGATAGATAGACTTTATGTGAAAAATAATTTAACTTTTAAAGAATCAGAGCTTTTTTTTGATAAAGGATTAAGTGTTTTTACAGGAGTTAGTGGAGCTGGAAAATCAGTTTTGATGAATGCTATTTTATCTGTATTTGGACTTAGTGAAACAGATGCTGGTTTAATAGAAGCAGATGTGGAGTTTGATTTTGATTTAAGTGAATTTGGCATAGAAAATGAAAGTGTTAATAATTTTAGAATGCTAAAAGATAAATCAACAAGATATTTTATAAACTCTCAATTTATCTCTAAAAAAAATTTATTTTCAATTGCTTCAACCCATATTAAATATCTTAGCATTAGAAATGCTGATGAGTTTAACAATAAAAATTTATTAAATTTGCTAGATTTATTGGCTATTAAAAAAGATAAATCTCATAAAGCAAATTTAGAGAGTTTAAGTGAAATTTATAAAGAATTTAGTGGTGTAAAAAAAGAGCTTGAAAAAATTGAAAATGAAGAGAAAAATATTGAGGAGTTAAAGGATTTTGCAAAATTTGAAATAAATAAAATAGAAAGTATAGATCCTAAAATAGGTGAATTTGAGGAGTTAATGGAGTTAAAAAAACGCCTTAGTAAAATCGATAGGATAAATGAGGCTTGGATGAAAGCTGAAATAATATTTGATATAGAAAGTAGTGTAATTGAGGCTTTAAGGGTAAGTGATTTAGAAAGTGATTTTTTTGAAGAAACTATAAATGAGTTAAGGGCTAAAAAAGAGAGTTTAAATTTAGAAGATTTAGAAAATATTGATATAGAAAAAACTTTAAATAGAATTGAAGATTTAAACTATTTAGAAAAACGCTATGGTGGCGTAAAAGAAGCACTTCACACCTTACAAACTAGAAAAAAAGAGTTAAACGAATATGAAAATATAGAGTTTAAAAAAAATGATTTAAAAAACTCTTTTAAAATTACAAAAGAAAAACTTCTTAAAATTTCAAATTTAGTAAGCAGTAGTAGAAAAAATGTAAAAAAAGAGCTTGAAAATATTTTAAATGGATATTTAAAAGAGCTTTATATGAGTGATGCAAAAGTTATATTTAAAGAAAAAGAGATTGATAGCTTAGGAATGGATGAAATAAGCTTTGAAATTTCAAATACACTTTTAAAAAATTTAAGCTCCGGTGAGTTTAATAGACTAAGGCTTGCATTTATTGGTGCAAATATTGATATAACAGGTTTTGCAAATGGTGTTTTAATCCTTGATGAAATAGATGCAAACTTAAGCGGAAAAGAGGCTATGAGTATTGCCAATGTTCTTTTAAAAATTTCAAAATTTTATCAAATTTTTGCTATTTCACATCTTCCACAACTTAGTTCAAAAGCCAATTCTCATTTTTTAGTTAGTAAAATAAATGATATTTCAAATGTAAAAAAACTAAACGAAGATGAGAAAATAACAGAGCTTGCAAGAATGATAAGTGGGGAAAAAATCACAAAAGAAGCCTTGGAATTTGCAAAAAAACTTAGAAATAGTTGA